A region of Streptomyces sp. NBC_01750 DNA encodes the following proteins:
- a CDS encoding SseB family protein, whose amino-acid sequence MYGYDQNPGAQQQYVPQQPSYGEQPLYPEPSPPSLADAVRAFTTASLSAEDFQQIFATSKVYCPRGDNPGFLALHNTQQPVIPMFTSLKELRRYAGKESKYFVITGAEVIDLLPTGYGFVLDMEGDHRMVFDAKAVEQMVDFAMRRMYG is encoded by the coding sequence ATGTACGGCTACGACCAGAACCCGGGTGCCCAGCAGCAGTATGTGCCCCAGCAGCCCTCCTACGGGGAGCAGCCGCTGTACCCCGAGCCGTCGCCGCCCTCGCTCGCCGACGCGGTGCGGGCCTTCACCACCGCGTCGCTGTCCGCGGAGGACTTCCAGCAGATCTTCGCGACCTCGAAGGTCTACTGCCCGCGTGGTGACAACCCTGGGTTCCTGGCGCTGCACAACACCCAGCAACCTGTCATCCCGATGTTCACTTCGCTCAAGGAGCTGCGCCGATACGCGGGCAAGGAGTCCAAGTACTTCGTGATCACGGGCGCGGAGGTGATCGACCTTCTGCCGACCGGGTACGGCTTCGTTCTCGACATGGAGGGTGATCACCGGATGGTCTTCGACGCGAAGGCCGTGGAGCAGATGGTGGACTTCGCGATGCGGCGGATGTACGGCTGA
- a CDS encoding pirin family protein, which produces MPAVTVENPLTLPRVSASAGAVPRPVLAVTTAPGGFEGEGFPVRRAFAGINYQYLDPFIMMDQMGEVEYAPGEPKGTPWHPHRGFETVTYLIDGTFVHQDSHGGGGTIQNGDTQWMTAGSGLLHIEAPPESLVVSGGLFHGLQLWVNLPASDKMMDPRYQDIRGGQVQLLTSPDGGALLRVIAGELDGHEGPGITHTPITMIHATLRPGAEITLPWREEFNGLAYVLAGRGAVGTDRRPVHKGQTAVFGAGGSLTVRADESQDSNSPDLEVVLLGGRPIREPMAHYGPFVMNSRAELQQAMDDFQAGRLGTVPVERG; this is translated from the coding sequence ATGCCCGCAGTGACTGTCGAGAACCCGCTCACCCTGCCGCGCGTCTCCGCGTCGGCCGGGGCCGTGCCGCGCCCCGTGCTCGCCGTGACAACGGCGCCGGGGGGTTTCGAGGGGGAGGGCTTCCCGGTGCGACGCGCCTTTGCCGGGATCAACTACCAGTACCTCGACCCATTCATCATGATGGACCAGATGGGCGAGGTGGAGTACGCGCCGGGCGAGCCGAAGGGCACGCCGTGGCATCCGCACCGCGGCTTCGAGACGGTCACGTACCTGATCGACGGAACCTTCGTCCACCAGGACAGCCACGGCGGCGGCGGAACCATCCAGAACGGCGACACCCAGTGGATGACAGCGGGCTCGGGTCTGCTTCATATCGAGGCGCCGCCGGAGTCGCTGGTCGTGTCGGGCGGGCTGTTCCACGGGCTCCAGCTCTGGGTGAACCTGCCGGCGAGCGACAAGATGATGGACCCCAGGTACCAGGACATCCGCGGCGGCCAGGTCCAGCTTCTGACCTCGCCGGACGGGGGCGCGCTGCTGCGGGTCATCGCGGGTGAGCTCGACGGGCATGAGGGCCCGGGCATCACGCACACGCCGATCACGATGATCCACGCGACGCTGCGGCCGGGTGCGGAGATCACGCTGCCGTGGCGGGAGGAATTCAACGGTCTGGCGTATGTGCTGGCGGGCCGCGGTGCGGTGGGTACGGACCGGCGCCCGGTGCACAAGGGCCAGACGGCGGTGTTCGGGGCGGGCGGGTCTCTCACGGTCCGCGCGGACGAGTCCCAGGACTCGAACAGCCCGGACCTGGAGGTCGTACTGCTGGGCGGGCGCCCGATCCGGGAGCCGATGGCGCACTACGGTCCGTTCGTGATGAACAGCCGCGCGGAGCTGCAGCAGGCCATGGACGACTTCCAGGCGGGCCGCCTGGGCACGGTCCCGGTGGAGCGGGGCTGA
- a CDS encoding acyl-CoA dehydrogenase produces the protein MGHYKSNLRDIEFNLFEVLGRDKLYGTGPFAEMDVDTAKSILEEIARLAENELAESFADSDRNPPVFDPATNTAPVPASFKKSYQAFMDSEYWRLGLPEEIGGTTSPRSLIWSYAELLLGSNPAIWMYSSGPAFAGILFEEGNEAQKKVAEIAVEKRWGSTMVLTEPDAGSDVGAGRTKAVEQPDGSWHIEGVKRFITSGEHDMEENILHYVLARPEGHGPGTKGLSLFLVPKFHFDWETGELGERNGVYATNVEHKMGLKASNTCEMTFGDQHPAKGWLIGDKHDGIRQMFMIIEFARMMVGTKAIATLSTGYLNALEYAKERVQGQDLVNFADKTAPKVTITHHPDVRRSLMTQKAYAEGMRALVLYTASVQDEIALKEAAGEDAKSLVALNDLLLPIVKGYGSEKSYEQLAQSLQTFGGSGYLQEYPVEQYIRDAKIDTLYEGTTAIQGQDYFFRKIVRDQGQALNTLSEEIKKFLAVGTGGEELAPARDALAKAAVDLEAIVGTMTNDLIATGEDVKNIYKVGLNTTRLLMASGDVVVGYLLLRGAAVAAEKLETAAAKDVPFYQGKIAAAKFFAANVLPGVSAERALAETVDNSLMELDEAAF, from the coding sequence ATGGGGCACTACAAGTCGAATCTCCGCGACATCGAGTTCAACCTCTTCGAGGTCCTCGGGCGCGACAAGCTGTACGGCACCGGCCCGTTCGCGGAGATGGATGTCGACACCGCCAAGTCGATCCTCGAAGAGATCGCCCGCCTCGCCGAGAACGAGCTGGCTGAATCCTTCGCGGACTCCGACCGCAACCCGCCGGTCTTCGACCCCGCCACCAACACCGCGCCCGTCCCGGCGTCCTTCAAGAAGAGCTACCAGGCCTTCATGGACTCCGAGTACTGGCGCCTCGGCCTGCCCGAGGAGATCGGCGGCACCACCTCCCCGCGCTCCCTGATCTGGTCGTACGCGGAGCTGCTGCTCGGCTCGAACCCGGCCATCTGGATGTACTCCTCGGGCCCGGCCTTCGCCGGCATCCTCTTCGAGGAGGGCAACGAGGCGCAGAAGAAGGTCGCCGAGATAGCCGTCGAGAAGCGCTGGGGCTCCACCATGGTGCTCACCGAGCCGGACGCCGGCTCGGACGTCGGCGCCGGCCGCACCAAGGCCGTCGAGCAGCCGGACGGCTCCTGGCACATCGAGGGCGTGAAGCGCTTCATCACCTCCGGTGAGCACGACATGGAGGAGAACATCCTTCACTACGTGCTGGCCCGCCCCGAGGGCCACGGCCCCGGCACCAAGGGCCTGTCGCTCTTCCTCGTGCCGAAGTTCCACTTCGACTGGGAGACCGGCGAGCTGGGCGAGCGCAACGGCGTCTACGCCACGAACGTCGAGCACAAGATGGGTCTCAAGGCCTCCAACACCTGCGAGATGACATTCGGCGACCAGCACCCGGCCAAGGGCTGGCTGATCGGCGACAAGCACGACGGCATCCGCCAGATGTTCATGATCATCGAGTTCGCCCGGATGATGGTCGGCACGAAGGCCATCGCGACCCTGTCGACCGGCTACCTCAACGCACTGGAGTACGCCAAGGAGCGCGTCCAGGGCCAGGACCTGGTGAACTTCGCGGACAAGACCGCGCCCAAGGTCACCATCACTCACCACCCCGACGTGCGCCGTTCGCTGATGACGCAGAAGGCCTACGCCGAGGGCATGCGCGCCCTGGTGCTGTACACCGCGTCGGTCCAGGACGAGATCGCCCTCAAGGAAGCCGCGGGCGAGGACGCCAAGTCGCTCGTCGCCCTCAACGACCTGCTGCTGCCGATCGTGAAGGGCTACGGCTCCGAGAAGTCGTACGAGCAGCTGGCCCAGTCGCTGCAGACCTTCGGCGGCTCCGGCTACCTCCAGGAGTACCCGGTCGAGCAGTACATCCGGGACGCCAAGATCGACACCCTCTACGAGGGCACCACGGCCATCCAGGGCCAGGACTACTTCTTCCGGAAGATCGTCCGCGACCAGGGCCAGGCACTGAACACCCTCTCCGAGGAGATCAAGAAGTTCCTGGCGGTCGGCACCGGCGGCGAGGAGCTGGCCCCGGCCCGCGACGCGCTCGCCAAGGCCGCCGTCGACCTCGAGGCGATCGTCGGCACGATGACGAACGACCTCATCGCCACCGGCGAGGACGTCAAGAACATCTACAAGGTGGGCCTCAACACCACCCGCCTGCTGATGGCCTCCGGCGATGTGGTCGTCGGCTACCTGCTGCTGCGCGGCGCGGCCGTCGCCGCGGAGAAGCTCGAGACCGCGGCCGCCAAGGATGTCCCGTTCTACCAGGGCAAGATCGCGGCCGCGAAGTTCTTCG
- a CDS encoding AI-2E family transporter — MQTPKPLLPDVARRVAAWCAVVLLVSGVVAVGIWLCATFKAAVTPVLLALLGTALLGPLHERLVRMRMNRSLAAALTCAAVVAVVGGAMYIIVNALVGTGDQIISALRRAAKDLTKYFGAAGTSLDDIAANSKELLGKFGGTAASEVISGLSVVGELIATAVLALLFSFFFLRDSYRAAGVLRSLVPGTSGEVLEAMGRRAFEAVEGFMRGTTFIALIDAICITVGLLILRVPGAVGLGALVFVGAYIPYLGAFISGAVAILVALADRGFVIALWALGVVLAVQLLEGHVLQPVIQSRMVRMHPAVVMLAITAGASVAGILGMLLSVPVTAAAFGVIGELRRRYAAGSGTGPGAADS; from the coding sequence GTGCAGACTCCGAAGCCGCTTCTGCCCGACGTCGCCCGGCGGGTCGCCGCATGGTGCGCTGTCGTGCTGCTCGTCAGCGGCGTGGTCGCCGTCGGGATCTGGCTTTGTGCCACCTTCAAGGCCGCCGTCACGCCCGTGCTCCTCGCGCTGCTCGGGACGGCCCTTCTCGGGCCCCTGCACGAGCGGCTCGTCAGGATGCGGATGAATCGCTCGCTCGCCGCCGCGCTGACCTGTGCCGCCGTCGTCGCCGTCGTCGGCGGGGCCATGTACATCATCGTCAACGCACTGGTCGGGACCGGCGACCAGATCATCTCCGCGCTGCGGCGTGCCGCCAAGGATCTCACCAAGTACTTCGGGGCCGCCGGGACCTCGCTCGACGACATCGCCGCCAACTCGAAGGAGCTGCTGGGGAAGTTCGGCGGGACCGCCGCGTCCGAGGTGATCAGTGGGCTGAGTGTGGTGGGTGAACTGATCGCCACCGCCGTGCTGGCGCTGCTGTTCAGCTTCTTCTTTCTGCGGGACTCGTACAGGGCCGCGGGCGTCCTGCGGTCCCTGGTGCCCGGTACGAGCGGGGAGGTCCTTGAGGCCATGGGGCGGCGGGCCTTCGAGGCCGTCGAGGGGTTCATGCGCGGGACGACGTTCATCGCGCTCATCGACGCGATCTGCATCACCGTCGGGCTGCTGATCCTGCGCGTCCCCGGCGCTGTCGGGCTCGGCGCGCTCGTTTTCGTCGGGGCGTACATCCCCTACCTCGGCGCCTTCATCTCCGGCGCCGTCGCCATCCTCGTGGCACTCGCCGACCGTGGGTTCGTGATCGCGCTCTGGGCGCTGGGGGTGGTCCTGGCGGTGCAGCTGCTGGAGGGGCATGTGCTCCAGCCGGTGATCCAGAGCCGTATGGTGCGGATGCACCCGGCCGTCGTGATGCTGGCGATCACCGCGGGGGCGTCCGTCGCCGGCATTCTCGGGATGCTGCTCTCCGTACCGGTCACCGCCGCCGCGTTCGGCGTGATCGGCGAGCTGCGGAGGCGTTACGCGGCCGGGTCGGGGACCGGTCCCGGCGCCGCCGACTCGTAG